Within Chloracidobacterium sp., the genomic segment CCCTCAATACGTTCGATCGCTGAGTCAATACGCTCTTCGGCTATCTCACCGGTTTCGACCGCATTCAAGACCGCCTCAAATCCTTCTAAGATCGCATTTTCGCCGGCGCAGATCGCGAGCATATCGGCACCCGCCCGGATGGCCAATTTACAGGCCTCACCGACCCCGTAATTTTTAACTATCGCCCCCATCTCAAGATCGTCCGTTATCGTAAGCCCACTAAATTTGAGCTCGCCGCGAAGCAATGTTGTAAGGAAGTTAAAACTCAATGAGGACGGTAAAAGTTTGCCATCTTGGCCGGTTTCCTGCAAGTCAACCTCAGGAAAGCACGCGTGCGCGGCCATAACCGCGTGAACTTGACCGCCGGCGAAAAGCTCGCGGTACGGATAAAGGTCAATGCCGAACAGTTCGTCTCGGCTGATATCGACCACCGGCAGTTCTTCGTGCGAATCTACGGTCGCTGCTCCAAGTCCGGGGAAATGCTTGAGACACCCGATGATGCCTTTGTCTTGCATTTGATTCAAAAACCCTCCGGCAAGCTCGACAACATCCTCTTTCGAGCGGCCGAACGGCCTTGTAAATAGGCCGTTTGATGACCCCGAACGGCGTTCGTCAACAACATCAACGACCGGGGCAAAATTCATATTGAAACCAAGGATCGAGATCAACTCTGCGATCAGCGAAGCCATTTGGGCCGCTTCTACGGCGGAGCGGATCCGTCCGGCCGCCGACATTGGCGTAACGATCCGTCGAAGTCGATCGACCGTTCCGCCTTCCTGGTCAAGGCTGATGAAAGGCGCGATCGGCGAGACGTGGCGAATTGCGTCATTGAGCGTGCGAGTTTGTTGAGCGTCGCGAATATTGCGGGCGAAAAGACAAATACCGCCCGGTGCGACACTGGCAAGAAAGTCCCGTGTCGCATCGTCCATCTCAGGTCCCGCGATACCGATAAAGAATAATTGTCCGACCTTTTGCCGTATCGGCAGATCGCTAAGTTGATTGATCATCGATATTCCAACAAAGCCTCAAAACCTTGAGTTTATCAATTAGGAACCGCATAATAAAGCGGCTAAAGTTCAACGATATGACCGAAGACTTTTATTGCGATAGTGTACTGAGCGGCAAAACCGACGTTCGACGCATACGTGAGACAGAGAATGTGTTGGCGTTTCACCACACGCGGCCGTTTTGGGAAACGCATATTGTCGTTATTCCGAAACGTCATATTTCGTCATTCCTCAGTTTGGAAGAAAGTGATAACGCGATCGTGATCGAGATGCTCGCAGTGATCCGCGAAGTTGCGGCAGAGGTCGTGGAACAACTCGGTGCTGCTCGCGTCCTGACCAATATGGGCAATTATCAGGATTCAAAACATCTCCATTTTCACGTCTATTCCGGCGAACGCCTGCGTCCGGACCAGACTATTTGAAATAACTCGCGGCTTCGAGTGTCTTGTTGACTTTTG encodes:
- a CDS encoding HIT domain-containing protein; translated protein: MTEDFYCDSVLSGKTDVRRIRETENVLAFHHTRPFWETHIVVIPKRHISSFLSLEESDNAIVIEMLAVIREVAAEVVEQLGAARVLTNMGNYQDSKHLHFHVYSGERLRPDQTI